The following DNA comes from Streptomyces sp. NBC_00273.
ATGCTGCTGCTCGACCGCCGCGAGCGCGGGGATCTGGACTCCGCCGAAACGGCCCGATCCTTGTCGTACATCGAGAGCTTCCTCGTCCGCCGGATGATCTGCCGGGTGCCGACGAACAACCTCAACAGGATCTTCCAGGCATTGCCCGGACAGCTTCCCCGCGATCTCCCTGTGGCCGACGGCCTGCGCCAACTCCTCTCCTCCGAAAACCGGTTCTGGCCCGACGACGACGAACTGCGCGAGAAGGTCCGGACCGCCCCGTTCTACCAGTTCGGGCGCTGGCACCAGCGCAAGTCGGTACTGCAGCGCCTGGAAGAGAGCCACGAGCATCCGGAACCGGTGGACTTCGCGGCCGCGCAGCTCACCATCGAGCACGTCATGCCGCAGTCCCCTGGCGACGAATGGCTGCAGATGCTGGGCGAAGACGTGGCGGACGGGGAGAGCGCGGAGGAGCTGCACGCCCGGCTGCAGCACACCCTCGGGAATCTGACGCTCACCGCGGTCAACTCAGAGCTTTCGAACCATCCGTTCGAGCGCAAGCAGGATCTCCTCCACGGCAGCCACTTGGAGATGAACCGCCGTATCGCGGCCACCGAGAGTTGGGGGGCGAAGGAGATTCTGGCTCGCGCCGACGAGCTAGCCGCCCGCGCGATCGGTCTGTGGCCGGCTCCCCTTCGTGGGGTGGGTAGGGCCGAGCGCAGCCGGGACTGGCAGCTGGCCCACCAGGTACTGGCGGCGCTCCCCCACGGGACGTGGACCTCCTACGGCGATCTCGCAGCCTTCATCGGCTCCGGCGCCCAGGCCGTCGGCAACCACTTGGCGGACACTGCGGGTGTCGTAAACGCGTACCGGGTCTTGACGGCCGACGGGAAAGTGGCCGACGGCTTCCGGTGGGCGCCCGAGGAAGCGGGAGGAAACGTCCGTTCCCGACTGACCGCCGACGGCATCCACTTCACGGGGAGCGGAGCAGCTGACCCCGCTCAGCGCCTCACGGCTGACGACCTCGCCCTACTGCTTGGGGGTACCGGTGACGACGTAGACGGTGCGGAGACCACGGAGCGCGCCGATACGGGGGGCCCGGGCGAGCAGACGCGCGCCGAGCGTTTCTTCCATCAGTTGAACGTCGACGACTCCCCCGAAACAGTTGAAGCGGTACGTGACGTCTTCGCCCACTGGGAGGAGCTCGGCGGCTGGATCGGGCACGGCTCAGGGCGCGTCACCACCAGTGCCTTCCTGATGCTCGGCGACGCGGGCAGTCCGGGCCGCGGCATCTGGCCGCTCACCCTCTACCCGGGCAGCGGGCGCGGCGGCACGGCGGAGGTCGTGTTCCAGCATCTGGCCGGCCGGGAGCCGTTCACCGATCGCGCGCTGCGCTCCGAACTGCTCCGGCGTCTCAACGAAATGGAGGGCGTCGACATCCCGGAGGGCAGGCTGGACCTGCGTCCGAACATCCGGCTCTCCCTGCTGGAGAAGGACGCCAACCGCGAGCGCCTCTTCGAGGCCCTGGCGTGGTTCCGGGACCGCTGGGAGGCGCGGGACCCGTCCTGAACGAGGTCATTGGAGGTTTGCCGACCGGACGTAAGCCGTGCACTCTCCACGGCAGGGCCCTGCGCGTCTTGGTGTTCCCTGCCGTCGCAGGCCTGGAATCGTCCACCCTGCTCGACGACAAGCCTCCCTCCAGTTTGAGCGTGGAGGGAGGCTGGGCAGCGCCTGGTACCGCCATTCCTCATTGACAGCCCATCAGGCACTCCGCCGACCGGGCGTCATTCGAGCGTCAAGATACTGACCGATCCGACGACAGTACCGCCGAGCCTCCACCGCCGTCACCCAAAACCGCAGGTCAGGCGGCCATGGCTGCGGCCGCCTGCTTCCACCTGGTATCGGTCCGAAAACAGGTTGGGTGAACTACCGAGACCGAGAAACTACAGGTCAGGCGCCCTTGGTGACCGGCTCCAGGATCGCCACGCACTCCACGTGGTGCGTCATCGGGAAGAGGTCGAAGACGCGGAGGGTGCGGACGCGGTAGCCGGCTTCCTTGAAGTAGCCCAGGTCGCGGGCCAGGGCCGCCGGGTCGCAGGCCACGTAGGCGATGCGGCGCGCCGAGAGGCCCGTGATGTGGCGGACCGTCTGCTTGCCCGCGCCCGCGCGCGGGGGGTCCAGGACGACCAGGTCGCATTCCGTGATCCCGGTCTTCGGGAGGATCTGCTCGACCTTGCCCTGCTCGATGCGGACCCGCGGGAAGTCCGCCAGGTTGTGGCGGGCGTCCTCCACCGCGCGCTTCGTCGACTCGATGCCGAGCACGGCACCGGTCTCGCCGAGCCGTTCCGCGAGGGCTCCCGCGAAGATGCCGACGCCGCAGTAGAGGTCGAGGGCCATCTCGCCCTTGCGCGGCATCAGGCCCTGCATGACGGCCTTGATCAGGGTGTCCGCGGCCTGCGGGTGGACCTGCCAGAAGCCGCCCATGCCCACGCGGTACGTACGGCCGTCCGCGCGCTCCCGGACGAAGGGGCGGCCGTGGACGCGGTGGACCCCGCCGTCCTTCTCCTCCACGCGCAGGACGGAGACCGGCTTGTCCAGCTCCACGAGGGGGAGGCGGCCGCCGGGGCGGGGGGTCAGGACGACCTGGCGGTCCTGGGAGCCGGTCGCCGCGATCGCCTCGACCGTGGCCATCTGCGGCCACTCCTGCTTCTCGATGCCCAGTTCGCTGACGCCGGGCGCCGCGATCATGCAGTGGTCGATCAGTTCGATGTCGTGCGAGCGGTGCTTGCGCAGGCCCGCGTTGCCGTCCTCGTCGATGGCGAACTGCACGCGGGTGCGCCACTGCGGGACCTGGCCCGCCGGCAGCTTGTCGCCCTCGGCCGGCATCACGGTGCCGTCCCAGCCGGCTTCCTCCGGGGTGAGCCCCGCGAGCCGCTTCAGCTGCTCGGCGACGACCTCGCCCTTGAGCCGGCGCTGGGCGCCGGGCTTGGCGTGCTGCCAGTCGCAGCCGCCGCACTTGCCGGGACCGGCGTACGGGCAGGGGGCCGCCACGCGGTCCTTGGAGGCGTCGAGCACGGTGATCGCGTCGGCGCGCAGGTAGCGGGAGTCCACGTCGCCCTCGGTGACCTTGGCGATCACCTTCTCCCCCGGGAGGGTGTGGCGGACGAACAGGACCCGGCCGTCGGCGGTGCGGGCGATGCAGTGGCCCCCGTGCGCGACGGGACCGACCTCGACCTCGTACTCCTCCCCGACCAGTGACTGCTTCTCGTTCTGCTCGGCGCTCGTCATGGTGGGGAGACTCCAAAGAAAACTGAAAAGGAAAACGGCCGGACGACCGACCCACCAGTTTACGTGGATCTCGTCCGGCCGTTCACCAACCTGCCTAGCCCTTGGAGGAGGGCTCCTTCGGCGGCGAGGGCCTGACGGGGCTGTCCACCGGGCCGCGGCGCACCGCACCCGGGGCGTTCCAGTCCTGGCGCTTCTTCGCCCGCCGCTTGGCGAGCTCCGAGGACTCCAGCTGGTAGGGCACCGAGGTGACCATCACACCGGGGGTGAAGAGCAGTCGGCCCTTGAGGCGCAGCGCGCTCTGGTTGTGCAGCAGGTGTTCGTACCAGCGGCCGACGACGTACTCGGGGATGTAGACGCTGACCGCGTCGCGCGGGTTCTCGCTGCGCAGGCCCTTGACGTACTCGACCACCGGGCGGGTGATCTCCCGGTACGGC
Coding sequences within:
- a CDS encoding class I SAM-dependent RNA methyltransferase, with product MTSAEQNEKQSLVGEEYEVEVGPVAHGGHCIARTADGRVLFVRHTLPGEKVIAKVTEGDVDSRYLRADAITVLDASKDRVAAPCPYAGPGKCGGCDWQHAKPGAQRRLKGEVVAEQLKRLAGLTPEEAGWDGTVMPAEGDKLPAGQVPQWRTRVQFAIDEDGNAGLRKHRSHDIELIDHCMIAAPGVSELGIEKQEWPQMATVEAIAATGSQDRQVVLTPRPGGRLPLVELDKPVSVLRVEEKDGGVHRVHGRPFVRERADGRTYRVGMGGFWQVHPQAADTLIKAVMQGLMPRKGEMALDLYCGVGIFAGALAERLGETGAVLGIESTKRAVEDARHNLADFPRVRIEQGKVEQILPKTGITECDLVVLDPPRAGAGKQTVRHITGLSARRIAYVACDPAALARDLGYFKEAGYRVRTLRVFDLFPMTHHVECVAILEPVTKGA
- a CDS encoding GmrSD restriction endonuclease domain-containing protein yields the protein MQAKETLFADLVQGRAQQFQVPLYQRTYSWTEKQLGQLWSDILEQAELIESGEPASTHFLGSVVLAPSPQNEATFPRWLVVDGQQRLTTLSLALAAIRDHVAGSQPDEAERIDEEYLINKRKSGDDHFRLLPTQADRSQFASHIRGHEAATTVGGSVANAYQFFRRKLVAVGDPAASQDVFRIEQAITSRLTLVAVTAERGDNVHRIFESLNNTGLKLSQADLLRNYLFMRLPTRGEHVYETRWLPMQASLSNDELEQLMWLQLVLDGDDRVRRQDLYTAQQQRFERRETGEEAIEAYIRELHRLSSLFRRLIHPEEEPDQLVRAHLHRLNEWQSQVTYPALMLLLDRRERGDLDSAETARSLSYIESFLVRRMICRVPTNNLNRIFQALPGQLPRDLPVADGLRQLLSSENRFWPDDDELREKVRTAPFYQFGRWHQRKSVLQRLEESHEHPEPVDFAAAQLTIEHVMPQSPGDEWLQMLGEDVADGESAEELHARLQHTLGNLTLTAVNSELSNHPFERKQDLLHGSHLEMNRRIAATESWGAKEILARADELAARAIGLWPAPLRGVGRAERSRDWQLAHQVLAALPHGTWTSYGDLAAFIGSGAQAVGNHLADTAGVVNAYRVLTADGKVADGFRWAPEEAGGNVRSRLTADGIHFTGSGAADPAQRLTADDLALLLGGTGDDVDGAETTERADTGGPGEQTRAERFFHQLNVDDSPETVEAVRDVFAHWEELGGWIGHGSGRVTTSAFLMLGDAGSPGRGIWPLTLYPGSGRGGTAEVVFQHLAGREPFTDRALRSELLRRLNEMEGVDIPEGRLDLRPNIRLSLLEKDANRERLFEALAWFRDRWEARDPS